The genomic region CCTCCTGGCTGACCTAAGTCCTACCTCTCATTCCGCGAGCACCCGCATCACCGGAATGATGCCGTCATCCCCCACGGTCGCGCGGTACTTCTGCCACTGATACAAGCCGGCGCTCATGTGTGGGTCGAACACCGCGATGGCCGCTCGAGCCCGCATTGGCGGCATACCCGTCAAGTCGATCAGCAACCCGGCGTCGGCTTCACCCTCCAACGCAATATCATCCGCAACCGCCACGGTCTGCAACCCGGCGTACCGGTGATAACGCTCGTCATACGTCTCGCTGACGCTCACCAGCCGCAGAATCTCCAGCTTCTCGGGTCGGTCGTTCACAAGAGAGGCCGGGATTCCATGTCGCTTCGCCAAATCGCCATACACCTCCGCGTGCTCGGCGGGGATGTAGTAACCCACTGGCGTAACAACCCGGCGCTTGACGACTCGGGTCGTCCGATGGTTCGGGGCCGCAACGATCAGCGTCTCACCCTTCTCCACGTCGATCACCGGAATCGTCCGCCCCTGGCGCTCCTCACCGAGAGCCTCAGGCAGCGCTTCACCCCAGAACGTGTCAACCGGGATAAAGTTGGGCAGAGGCTCACGCTTGGCCCGTGCGAGTCTTGTCCTCGCCTCAGACCGCATCTCACCCGGCAGAGCGATCGCCAGCCAGACCAGCAGCCGGTGCGCCCGGGCCCGCACACCAAGATCCGCCTGCGGCTCCGCCGCCCCACGAACGATGCCCGACTCGATAATGTAGCCCAGCGATCCGCTCTGCAGCGCCATCCCGTTGCGAGCATCATCTGGATCAAGCGTACTAAAACGCAACTCACCGCCGGGCGGTGCATCCCCCACCAGATAACGGCTGTAGTTAATGCCCGCAGAAGCCATCACTGGCGCAACCCGCTCAAGCCATAGCTTTCCCAGAACGTAGTAGCTGTCCGGCAGCAGGGCGGTGTTGGCTGTGTCCATCATCACCAGAGGCCACTCCAGGTAACCCTGCGCGGTGTAATCGCCGGTATCACGACGAAACTCGTGACAATCGATGATCACGTCCGGTTCGATCCTCCGTGCCAGCGCGTGAATCGCCCGCGTCTCCGGTTGGCTCAAAATCAGATGATCTCGGTTGAGATCGAAGTTCTCTGCATTCCGACGCTGATTCACCACGAGGCCGTCAGGGTTCAGCGTCGGCACGATCCAGAGCTCGGTGTTCGTCGGCAGTCGCCCCAGATCCTCAGCGAGATCAGAGATCAGAGTCAGGAGCCCCTCACGTCCAGCGGGCTCGTTGCCGTGCTGTAATCCGATGAGCAGAACGGTCCATGGCTTCTGCCCACACCCACGGTCCGCAGACCGGAAGCGCACCCCACGAATCGTGCGTCCCTCATGCGTTTGGCCGACTTCAGTTACATCCACACCCCGCTGGTCACTCAGCGCGTTAAGCATGTCCAGTTCGCGCTCCCAGGGCGTGACCGCCGAGAGATCAAGATCACGGTCCACCCAGCGCGGCACGCCCTGAGCCGACGCTCCAGGAGCGACCATCAAGATCAGGAACAACACAACACATTGGTTGGGAATCATTTGTTTCATAGCTTCACCCGAAGAGCGTTGATTGCCCGTGCGTCAGTCTGAACCTTACCCACGACCTGAAATACATGGCGTTAAACCCAGAGTAAAGATAGGTAAGCCATTAAAAAGATGCTTGCTGCTGACAGGATTCAAGGTATCCTGTACTGCGATGAGCGCGGGGCACCGCTTCATTAAACAAGAAGGAGCCGCACGTCGGGCTGCCTGATTGCACCATAAATCCGTAGCTCGCTCGTCCTTCTGGATGAGTCAGCCACGAGATCACCAACCAAACAACTCCGGTCCGGAGGCCAGAGAACACAGTGGCCTGTGTTGCGTTTCACCTTGCTCATGTTTGAGAGGAGAAGAACGATGAATCGAGTTGATCTGAATCGAATGGTCTGGACTACAGGGCTCGCAGCGACCCTCATGGCCGGTACGGCCGCCCACGCGGTCGTCCTCAACGAAGTCCGTCACGATGACCCAGGCGGTGATACCGAAGAGTACGTCGAGTTGTTCGGAACGCCCGGCGCATCACTTGACGGTCTTACCTTCGTCGTGATTGGGGACGATTCAAGCGCTTCCAAGAGTGGCATCATCGAGTCGATCGTCTCGCTCGATGGACAGACCCTTGGTGCAAACGGGCTTTTCCTGATCGCGAGCGACGTGCTGGCTCAGGAATCAGGTTTTGACCCCTACCTCGCCAGCGGGCCCGTCGATCTCACCACCGACGACCTGGTCCTCGAGAACGGCGACAACGTCACATATCTGCTCGTCAGCGGTTTCACCGGTACACTAGGCGATGACCTCGATGCCGTTGATGAACTAACCGAGCCTACGCTCGACTTTAAGCCCTGGTCCTCCATCCTCGACGCCGTCTCACTCTTCGATGGTGATAACCTCGGCGATTTCGGTAGTTCGGAAATCAACTACGGCCCAGGCGAAGGCTTCGTCACCCTTGGCCCCACGGGTACCTTCCCGCCC from Phycisphaeraceae bacterium harbors:
- a CDS encoding M14 family zinc carboxypeptidase; translation: MVAPGASAQGVPRWVDRDLDLSAVTPWERELDMLNALSDQRGVDVTEVGQTHEGRTIRGVRFRSADRGCGQKPWTVLLIGLQHGNEPAGREGLLTLISDLAEDLGRLPTNTELWIVPTLNPDGLVVNQRRNAENFDLNRDHLILSQPETRAIHALARRIEPDVIIDCHEFRRDTGDYTAQGYLEWPLVMMDTANTALLPDSYYVLGKLWLERVAPVMASAGINYSRYLVGDAPPGGELRFSTLDPDDARNGMALQSGSLGYIIESGIVRGAAEPQADLGVRARAHRLLVWLAIALPGEMRSEARTRLARAKREPLPNFIPVDTFWGEALPEALGEERQGRTIPVIDVEKGETLIVAAPNHRTTRVVKRRVVTPVGYYIPAEHAEVYGDLAKRHGIPASLVNDRPEKLEILRLVSVSETYDERYHRYAGLQTVAVADDIALEGEADAGLLIDLTGMPPMRARAAIAVFDPHMSAGLYQWQKYRATVGDDGIIPVMRVLAE